GGTCGACCACAGCAGAGAAGACGACAATCCGGTGGACGCCAACCAGGAGACAGCCTCCAATTCCACCTTCGACGCGCGATTGCACAAAGTGGACTGGCAGCACACGCTGTTACTATCCAAGGGGAATACCGTCGTGTTCGGCGCGGAAACCGAGTCGGAACAGGGAGAATCGGAGTCAAAAGGGCCGTTTTCGAGCAAGTTCGACCGTCAGACGGCGAGGACGACAGGCGTATACCTGCAGGAGATGCTGCAGTATGGCGACGCATTGTTCGCCGCCGCGGGCATCCGGGTCGATCACCACGACCGGTTCGGATCCGAATTTACCTACAACCTCGCACCAAACGTATTCTTCGAGGAGACGGGGACCAGGATAAAAGGCGCTTACGGTACGGGTTACAAAGCGCCTTCACTGTTCCAGCTGTATTCATCCTTCGGTGATTCCACGCTTCAAGCGGGTACGAGCAAAAGCTGGGAAGCGGGGATCGAACAATATACGGCTGACCAGCGTCTTGCGGCCGGTGTGACGTACTTCGACAATATCTACGATAACATGGTCGGATGGGATAGTGCGACCTCCAGTTACAAGAACGTCTTCAAGGCAACGAGCAAGGGCGTGGAGTTGACCGGCAGGTATTCGGGGAGCGCGGGAACATCTCTGCGGGCCTACTACACCTTTACCGATTCAAAGGACCACGAATCGGATGAGCAGTTGTTGCGGCGGCCGCGGCACAGCGGCGGGATCGTATTGGATCAGCGGGTACGGCCGGGGTTCGACCTGAACCTGAGTTACCGGTTCGCGGGGGAACGGCGGGATAACGACTTTTCCACCTGGCCTGCGACACCGGTTACGTTGGACGGCTACGGGATCGTGAATGTCGCCGCCAACTGGAAGATCACGCCGAACTTTCAACTGTTCGGCCGGGTCGACAATCTCTTCGATACGAAGTACGAGGAGGTCCTGGGCTACGGGACCGTGGGCATTACGGGCTACCTGGGTATCCGGGTAGGGTACGGCGGAAATTGAGCAGGCGGTACGGCGAAGTGGCCGGATTACACGTTGTCTCGCCCGATGCCCAGTTCGTCCAGGATGTCCTGTATGGCGGACCAGACGGGCGGATCGACTTCGATGCCCTTTGCCATTTGCTGCTCCCGCTTGCGACGCGCGCCTTCGCCCGGTATCCGGATTTCGTCCACGCCGGGCGCCTTGTGCGCGCCTTTGATGCTTTCCGCGAGCCGATCCACTTCAGCGGATAGGGCGGCCCTGGAAACAAACATCTCCGGATCGATGACGAGGATGAACAGGGCGTTCTGGTCCAGGTCCTCCGGGGATCGGCCGCTGCAGCCCGCGCCGCTCAGGCCGCCGGTCAACACGTCGACCAGTATACTCAGCGCGAAGCCCTTGTGTCCCGCGAGCAGACTGCCCAACGGCAGGATCGCCGCCCGTCTGGGCGTGGAGAAATAAGCCTCGGCATCCGTCGTGGTTCGCCCGTCGCTCTCGATGAGCCAGCCGTCGGGCACCGCTCGGCCCTTATTGCGCAGCATCTTCAATCCGCCCTCGGACGTAACGCCCGTGGAGATGTCAATGAGGATCGGGTCGCCGCTTTCACGGGGGATCCCGACGGCCATGGGATTGGTGCTCATCAGGGGCGAGGTCGCGCCCCACGGCGCCACACAGGGATTGCCCCCGGCGTCGTTGGTCATGAGCAGCGCGATGTAACCCTCTTTCGCCGGCTGTTCCACGTATCCCCCCAGCCGGGCGATGTCGTTGGCGTTCACGACGCTCGCGCAGCCGACCCCCGTCGCTTCGGCCTTGCCGACCGCACGTTTCATGGCCTCGGTGGCCGTCCAGGGGCCCATGCCCATGTTGGCGTCCAGGTGCACCGTGGAGACGGTCTCACCCAGGACGTCCAGCGGCGCGCCCGGGATCATGTTGCCTGCGCGGATGCCCTCCGTGTACATGGTGATCCGCATGACGCCGTGGGAATGGTAGCCGGAGAGGGAAGCTTCCATGAGCCGCTCGGTGACCACCCGTCTTTCATCGCCTTCAAGGCCCAGTCGTTCGAAGATACGGTCCATGATCCGGGCCAGCCGGTCCGGGTCGATGCGGACGGGAAGCGGGTCCGAAGCGGTCATGTGATCCGAAGCTGTCATGCTATCCGTCCAGCGCGCCGAGGAGTGCCAGTCCTTCCTCGATGCCCCGCTTCTGCTCGTCGGTCGTATCGTGCATGGGGGCGCGTGGGAATCTGCCGGGACAGCCCTGCAGCGTCTGGGCGTACTTGGTACAGGCCGGCAGGTTCGTCCCGGACATGGCGTTCCAGAGACGCAGGAGTTTCCGGTGCAGATCGAGGGCCCGTGCGTGATCGCCCGCCTGTACCGCGTCCCATACATTCACCGACGCCCGGGGCGCCGCCGTCAGAATGGCCGCGATCGATCCGCGGGCGCCCAGGGTGTAAGCCGAATACATCAGGGCGTCCACAGCGCAGAAGAGCAGGTGTTCGGGATCGGCCATGATCAACAGGTCGGCGAAGAGCTTCAGGTCGCCGGCGCTCTGCTTGACGCCGACCACGCCGGGCACCTCATCCATGATCCGGCAGAGCAGTTCCGGCGAGAGGTAGCTCCAGGGTACCACGTTGTAGATGATGATGGGATGTTCCACTTCCTCGCCCATTACCCTGAAATGCTCCTGCATGGCATCGTCGTCCGGGCGGAAGAGGTAATGGACCGGGGTCACCTGGAGCGCCGCCACGTCGAGGTCGGCGATGGCCTGCCCCCTTCGGACCGCATCGCGGGTGCTGTCGACGATGATGCCGGCGACGATCGGCACGCGTCCCGCCGCCGCGTCCAGGGCCGTGTCCACGAGACCGCGGAACTCATCGACGTCGATCGTATGGCCCTCACCGGTGCTTCCGCCCACGGCGATACCGTGCGCCCCCTGGTCGATCAACCAGTTGACCTGTTCTTTCATGGCCCCGAGATCCACGGCGCCGTCCCGGGAGAATGGCGTCGTCGCCGGGGGAATTACACCCCGCAGGTCATTGAGCATGTCTTCCTCCTTCGTTGGGTTGAGGTTGCTGTTCAGACTGATTCAGATTCGCGTCATTGCGCGCTGCCTGGTCGAATCTGATGTCACCCAGCGGGTTCCGTCCCGCGACGGGACATCATGTGCAGCGCCATGATCACCACGGCCGTTCCAATGCCCCAGGTCGCCGGGGATATGCCGGCCAGTCCGCCGCCGTTCGACCACAGATGCACGAGGATCATCACCAGGACGGAACCGGCGATGGTCGCCAGGGCGCCGTTCGCGTTCGGCCTGGTGGAATACAGTCCCGCGATCAAGGGCACGAAGAGCGCCACGGACAGTATGCTGTAGAAGATGGTCAGCGCGGTGATGACGTCCGGCAGCACGGCCGCCAGGACCACGCCCGCGAGCCCTGCGCCCACGGCCGTTATCCGGCTGACGGCCAGCATCCGCTGCTCGGAAGCGCCGGGTTCGATATAGGTCTGGTACAGGTCCCGGCTCAGGGAAGTGGTCAGCATGAAGAGCACGGCGTCCGCGGAACTGATCTCGGCGGAGAACACGGCGGCCAGCGTCAGCCCGCCGATCCAGAAGGGCAGGGCATCCATCAGCAGTCGGGGCAGCGCGAGGTCCGGCGAATCCAGGGACGGGAAGGTGTGGTAGGCCGCCATGCCGAGGAGCGCGGGGATGAAGGCGAAGAGCATCAGGGCGACGGCATTCGTGCAGACCCCCTGCCGGACCGCCCGGGCGTCCCGGGCGCCGTAGATCTTCTGCAGAAGGCCCGGCGAGATGATAAACGCGGGCACCAGGACGATGAAGTAACCCCAGATGCGGGAAGGATCGTCCCCGAACCAGCTCTCGAAACCGGTAGGCGCCGCGTTCTCGCCGGACAGGAGACCGGCCCCCGATACGATCAGGAGAAAGGCCAGGATGAAGCCGGATAGTTTCACCACCAACTGGACCATGTTGACCCGGGCGGTGGACGTCAGCCCCCCGAAGGTGAAGTACACGACCACCACCGCACCGCCGGCCAGGCAGGCGACGTACTTCGGGATGCCCAGTACGAGATTGAGGATCCAGGCCAGCGGAATAAGCTGTCCGGCGAGGATCGCCAGGGAACCGAACCACAGCAGCACGGCGATGAGACCCCGGACGCCGCGGCTGTACCTGTGCTCCAGGTAATCCCCGACCGTGTACAGGTTCTGTTCCTTTGCCACGCGCCACATTCGGGGCCCCACGGTCAGGCCCAGGATGAGGCTACCGATACCCGCGGACCCGACCCACCACCACGCCGAAAACCCGTGCGTGTACCCGAGGCCCGTGGCACCCACCGTGGAACCGGCGCCCAGGTTGGCGGCCAGCAGCGTGCCGAACAGCAGCGCGGGGGAGAGCCTCCGGCCGGCCACGAAGAAGTCCTCTGCGCGGCGGACCGACCGCGACGTCCACCAGCCGATCGCCATGAGGAAGAGGGAATAAACGAGGAGGGCGGTTACGTAGGGGGACATAGAGCTTCAGTTGCGCTTCCCGTCATCCCGCGTTCAGTTCCGAATAGGAGGGATAACCGGGCAGGCCTTCGGCCGTGACGACAGCGCGGATGATGGCCCGTGTGACGGCTTCCGCCGCAAGAATCGAAACCAGGGACAGGTTCACGTCGCCTTCCCAGGACCCGGTGGCCATGGCGAAGAGGGTGTCCCCGTCCGCCTGCAGGTGGGCCGGGTTGATGGCGCGGGCGAGCCCGTCGTGCCCGACCTGGGCGATGCGGCTGGCCTGGGTCTTGGTCAGTGCGGCGTTGGTCACAATGACGCCGATGGTCGTGTTCCCGGGCGGCGCTTCCAGACGAAGTGACCCGGTCTCGCGAATCCTCCTGGCCACGTGGACGAATCCCGACCCATCAGGCATCCTGGCGCCGGCAAGCACGCGGCCCGTATCCGGATCGTACACGTCGCCCACGGCATTCACCGCAACGATGGCGCCGACCCTGAGCCCGTCGGGCGTGGTGAAGCAGGCATTGCCGATGCCGCCCTTCATGGCCGTACGCGTGCCTCGCGCGCCGACGGACATCTTGCCCACCGTGGCGCCGGCGCCCGCTCCGATGCTGCCCTCGGGGACCGGATCCGATGTCGCGGCCTGGCAGGCACGGTAACCGGCTTCCGCGTCGGGGCGAATCTCAGGCTTGCCACCGATGCCGAGATCGAAGAGGATCGCGGCCGGAACGATCGGAACCCGGGCGATGCGTACGTCGAAGCCGATGGATCGTTCCTCGAGGTAGCGCATCACGCCCGTGGCCGTGTCCAGGCCGAAGGCGCTGCCGCCGGACAGGACAATGGCGTGGACCTGTTGCACCATGTTCACGGGATCGAGCAGGTCGGTCTCCCGGGTGCCCGGTGCGCCGCCGCGCACGTCAACGCCGCCTACGGCCCCTTCCTCGGCCATGATCACCGTGCAGCCCGTCGGACGTCGTGGGTCGGTGAAGTGCCCGGCCTTGATTCCTTCGATGTCCGTAATGGATCCGGATGGTCCGTAGGGGTCGGTCGTCTGGCCGACCGCGGACTCGCGGCCGCCGACCAGTCCCGCCAGGACGCCCGCGCCGGTCACCCCGGCGGATTTACGCAGAAAGGATCGTCTGTTCATTTAAGCGGCGGTTGATGAAGCGTCGTGGTGAGGGGTCACCCGCAAGACCCGTCCGGCAAGTCCCGACAGGGTATGCGGTTTCCGCCAGATCAAGATGAACAATCGGCCATCCGCCGTCAATTCAATTGTATGCGCGTGTATGCGGGGCGAAGCCGGTCACGGGGACCGGCGTCACGCGGCCGCGGCCTCATCCTGCCGGACGAAGTTCAGGCGGTCGCCTTCGCGGACCACGCGGATCGCGTCGCCTTCCCGGAACCTGCCCTCGATCAGCGCCATGGACAGCGGGTTCTCGACAAACTTGCGAATCACCCGCTTGAGGGGCCGTGCGCCGTATTGAGGCTCATAGCCCTCCTCCGCAAGGAGTGCCTCGGCCTCGGGAGCCAGTTCCAGCGTCAACCCGGCCTGTTTCGAAAGCCGTCCCTGCAGTTCGTCCAGCTGGATACGGACGATGTCGCGGATGTGGTCCCGATCGAGGGGATGGAAGAGGATGATTTCCTCCAGCCGGTTGACGAACTCCGGGCGGAAGTGGGACCGCACCGCACGCATCACGTCCGCTCGCACCTGGTCGTCCTGGGACGCGTCGTGACCGCCGATGTGCTCCGTCCCGATATTTGAGGTCATGATGATCACGGTGTTCCGGAAATCCACGGTGCGGCCCTGGCCGTCCGTGAGCCGACCGTCGTCGAGGACCTGCAGCAGGATGTTGAACGCGTCGGGGTGTGCCTTTTCGATCTCGTCCAGCAGCACGATCTGGTAGGGCCGGCGCCGCACGGCTTCCGTGAGCTGTCCGCCTTCCTCGTAACCCACGTAACCCGGAGGCGCGCCGATGAGGCGGGCGACAGCGTGCCGCTCCATGTACTCGGACATGTCCACGCGGATCATGGCGCCCCGGTCGTCGAAGAGAAACTCGCCCAGGGCCCGGGCCAGTTCGGTCTTGCCTACGCCGGTGGGTCCGAGAAAGAGAAAGGAGCCGATAGGCCGGTTTCCGTCACCCAGGCCGGCGCGGTTCCGCCGGACGGCGTTGGACACGGCGACGATCGCCTCATCCTGGCCCACCACCTGCTGGTGCAAGCGGGACTCCATCTGGACCAGCTTCTCGACCTCGCCCTCGACCAGGCGGCTCACCGGGATGCCCGTCCATTTCGATACGACCTGGGCGATGTCCTCCTCGTCCACTTCCTCTTTCAGCATCCGGCGCTCCCGCTGGAGTTCGGCGAGGGCCCGGTTTTTCTCCTCGAGCCGGCGGTTGAGTTCCAGCTGCTCGCCATACTGAATGCGGGCCACCCGCTCGTAATCGCCGATGCGCTGCGCCCGGTCCGCTTCGATTTTCAGCTGCTCGGTCTGTTCCTTGATTTCCTGGATCGTCTTTACCAGCTCTTTCTCGGCGAGCCAGTGGGCCCGCAGGACGCTGCGCTGCGCTGCGAGGTCGGCCAGCTTGCTTTCCACGGGCTTGAGGCGTTCCTCTGCGTCACTTTCGCGCTTAACGGCTTCCCGCTCGATTGCGAGCTGGCGGATCTGCTTCTCGAGATCGTCGAGTTCGGCCGGCATGCTGTCGATTTCCATTCGCAGGTTCGCCGCGGCTTCGTCGATCAGGTCGATGGCCTTGTCGGGCATGAACCGGTCGCTGATGTACCGCTCGGCCAGGGTCGCCGCCGTGACCAGGGCGCCGTCCCGGATGCGGATGCCGTGATGGATCTCGTAGCGTTCCTTGAGTCCGCGCAGGATGGACACGGTGTTTTCGATGGACGGCTCGCCGACGTATACGGGCGCGAACCGCCTTTCCAGGGCGGCGTCTTTCTCGACATGCTTGCGGTATTCGTCCAGGGTCGTCGCGCCCACGCAGCGCAAGGTCCCCCGCGCCAGCGCCGGCTTGAGCATGTTGGACGCGTCCACCGCGCCTTCCGCGGCGCCCGCGCCGACGATGGTGTGCATCTCGTCGATGAACAGCACGATGTCGCCCGCGGCGTGCTCCACTTCCTTCAGCACGGCCTTGAAACGCTCCTCGAATTCGCCGCGGAACTTGGCCCCTGCCAGCATGGAACCCATGTCGAGGCTGATCACCTTGCGTCCCTTGAGGGATTCCGGGACGTCCTCGGCCACGATCTTCTGGGCCAGTCCTTCCACGATGGCCGTCTTTCCCACGCCGGGTTCGCCGATGAGCACGGGATTGTTCTTGGTCCGCCGGGAAAGCACCTTGATCACCCGCCGGATCTCCTCGTCCCGGCCGATGACCGGGTCGAGTCCGCCCTCCCGGGCCAGGTCGGTCAGGTCCCTGCTGAACTTCTCCAGGGCCTGGTAGCCGGACTCCTGCGTCTGGCTCGTGACGCGCTGGCTTCCCCGAACCTCTTTCATGGCTTTCATGATCCCCTCGCGTCGTACTTCGCCCTCTTTCATGACGCGATGTACCTCCCCGCCGTCATCCAGCAGGGCCAGGAGCAGATGCTCCACGCTGATGTACTCGTCCTTAAGTTTCTGCGCCTCTTTCAGCGCCCGGTCCATGACTCGCTGAAAGGCATCGGAGGCATAGAGCGATGCGCCGTCGCCGGTAACCCTGGGTAGCTTTTCCAGGGCTGATTCCAGTCCCTCCCTGATCCGGGTCGGATCCGTTCCCGCCCTTTCCAGCAGGATGGCCGCCAGGCTTTCCTCTTGTTCGAGCAAGGCCAGCGCCAGGTGCGCGGGTTCCAGCCGGCTGTGGTTGCGGCCACGGGCGATCTCCTGGGAAACCTGGATCGCCTCCATCGATTTCTGCGTCAGTTTATCCGTTCGCATGGGGTCCCTCCTCACCTGTTATATCCTGATAGGGTCCTGATTCATCGCATTCCGAACTATATTGAGCGCAAAACATGTGCCATGGCTGACTTAGCTGCTGCTCCGGCGATTTCGACCCGTTTTCGCGCAAAACTGCAATCTC
Above is a genomic segment from Gemmatimonadota bacterium containing:
- a CDS encoding TonB-dependent receptor produces the protein MMKNLRSPLKSVFCLILFSAMPGLAQDTQDTQDTSDQAPRYILDTVVVTGNKIETPLRQVSSSIAVITAEDMARSGQATVAEVLRNVGGLSVAQNGGPGKNASVFLRGAESAYTLFLIDGVEVNDPMSPGRSFTPAHLTVDQVERIEVLYGSQSTLYGSDAIAGVVNIITKKGAGPPKIDASIEGGALGTFRSRAGLSGGTAEYTYAMDGSFLNTKGISANALGNMEEDGYRNTTLGGRFGATPSAGASVDLNVRYTDGRADIDNGTGPNGDDPNRINMSRQLFVRPSATFELWSQRWKQTLGYSLVDHSREDDNPVDANQETASNSTFDARLHKVDWQHTLLLSKGNTVVFGAETESEQGESESKGPFSSKFDRQTARTTGVYLQEMLQYGDALFAAAGIRVDHHDRFGSEFTYNLAPNVFFEETGTRIKGAYGTGYKAPSLFQLYSSFGDSTLQAGTSKSWEAGIEQYTADQRLAAGVTYFDNIYDNMVGWDSATSSYKNVFKATSKGVELTGRYSGSAGTSLRAYYTFTDSKDHESDEQLLRRPRHSGGIVLDQRVRPGFDLNLSYRFAGERRDNDFSTWPATPVTLDGYGIVNVAANWKITPNFQLFGRVDNLFDTKYEEVLGYGTVGITGYLGIRVGYGGN
- a CDS encoding Ldh family oxidoreductase, translated to MTASDHMTASDPLPVRIDPDRLARIMDRIFERLGLEGDERRVVTERLMEASLSGYHSHGVMRITMYTEGIRAGNMIPGAPLDVLGETVSTVHLDANMGMGPWTATEAMKRAVGKAEATGVGCASVVNANDIARLGGYVEQPAKEGYIALLMTNDAGGNPCVAPWGATSPLMSTNPMAVGIPRESGDPILIDISTGVTSEGGLKMLRNKGRAVPDGWLIESDGRTTTDAEAYFSTPRRAAILPLGSLLAGHKGFALSILVDVLTGGLSGAGCSGRSPEDLDQNALFILVIDPEMFVSRAALSAEVDRLAESIKGAHKAPGVDEIRIPGEGARRKREQQMAKGIEVDPPVWSAIQDILDELGIGRDNV
- a CDS encoding dihydrodipicolinate synthase family protein, coding for MLNDLRGVIPPATTPFSRDGAVDLGAMKEQVNWLIDQGAHGIAVGGSTGEGHTIDVDEFRGLVDTALDAAAGRVPIVAGIIVDSTRDAVRRGQAIADLDVAALQVTPVHYLFRPDDDAMQEHFRVMGEEVEHPIIIYNVVPWSYLSPELLCRIMDEVPGVVGVKQSAGDLKLFADLLIMADPEHLLFCAVDALMYSAYTLGARGSIAAILTAAPRASVNVWDAVQAGDHARALDLHRKLLRLWNAMSGTNLPACTKYAQTLQGCPGRFPRAPMHDTTDEQKRGIEEGLALLGALDG
- the clpB gene encoding ATP-dependent chaperone ClpB, whose translation is MRTDKLTQKSMEAIQVSQEIARGRNHSRLEPAHLALALLEQEESLAAILLERAGTDPTRIREGLESALEKLPRVTGDGASLYASDAFQRVMDRALKEAQKLKDEYISVEHLLLALLDDGGEVHRVMKEGEVRREGIMKAMKEVRGSQRVTSQTQESGYQALEKFSRDLTDLAREGGLDPVIGRDEEIRRVIKVLSRRTKNNPVLIGEPGVGKTAIVEGLAQKIVAEDVPESLKGRKVISLDMGSMLAGAKFRGEFEERFKAVLKEVEHAAGDIVLFIDEMHTIVGAGAAEGAVDASNMLKPALARGTLRCVGATTLDEYRKHVEKDAALERRFAPVYVGEPSIENTVSILRGLKERYEIHHGIRIRDGALVTAATLAERYISDRFMPDKAIDLIDEAAANLRMEIDSMPAELDDLEKQIRQLAIEREAVKRESDAEERLKPVESKLADLAAQRSVLRAHWLAEKELVKTIQEIKEQTEQLKIEADRAQRIGDYERVARIQYGEQLELNRRLEEKNRALAELQRERRMLKEEVDEEDIAQVVSKWTGIPVSRLVEGEVEKLVQMESRLHQQVVGQDEAIVAVSNAVRRNRAGLGDGNRPIGSFLFLGPTGVGKTELARALGEFLFDDRGAMIRVDMSEYMERHAVARLIGAPPGYVGYEEGGQLTEAVRRRPYQIVLLDEIEKAHPDAFNILLQVLDDGRLTDGQGRTVDFRNTVIIMTSNIGTEHIGGHDASQDDQVRADVMRAVRSHFRPEFVNRLEEIILFHPLDRDHIRDIVRIQLDELQGRLSKQAGLTLELAPEAEALLAEEGYEPQYGARPLKRVIRKFVENPLSMALIEGRFREGDAIRVVREGDRLNFVRQDEAAAA
- a CDS encoding sodium:solute symporter family protein, coding for MSPYVTALLVYSLFLMAIGWWTSRSVRRAEDFFVAGRRLSPALLFGTLLAANLGAGSTVGATGLGYTHGFSAWWWVGSAGIGSLILGLTVGPRMWRVAKEQNLYTVGDYLEHRYSRGVRGLIAVLLWFGSLAILAGQLIPLAWILNLVLGIPKYVACLAGGAVVVVYFTFGGLTSTARVNMVQLVVKLSGFILAFLLIVSGAGLLSGENAAPTGFESWFGDDPSRIWGYFIVLVPAFIISPGLLQKIYGARDARAVRQGVCTNAVALMLFAFIPALLGMAAYHTFPSLDSPDLALPRLLMDALPFWIGGLTLAAVFSAEISSADAVLFMLTTSLSRDLYQTYIEPGASEQRMLAVSRITAVGAGLAGVVLAAVLPDVITALTIFYSILSVALFVPLIAGLYSTRPNANGALATIAGSVLVMILVHLWSNGGGLAGISPATWGIGTAVVIMALHMMSRRGTEPAG
- a CDS encoding P1 family peptidase — translated: MNRRSFLRKSAGVTGAGVLAGLVGGRESAVGQTTDPYGPSGSITDIEGIKAGHFTDPRRPTGCTVIMAEEGAVGGVDVRGGAPGTRETDLLDPVNMVQQVHAIVLSGGSAFGLDTATGVMRYLEERSIGFDVRIARVPIVPAAILFDLGIGGKPEIRPDAEAGYRACQAATSDPVPEGSIGAGAGATVGKMSVGARGTRTAMKGGIGNACFTTPDGLRVGAIVAVNAVGDVYDPDTGRVLAGARMPDGSGFVHVARRIRETGSLRLEAPPGNTTIGVIVTNAALTKTQASRIAQVGHDGLARAINPAHLQADGDTLFAMATGSWEGDVNLSLVSILAAEAVTRAIIRAVVTAEGLPGYPSYSELNAG